The following proteins are encoded in a genomic region of Actinomadura sp. NAK00032:
- a CDS encoding site-2 protease family protein, whose translation MNGTAHEARGSAAVRPSPVFLAVVAATVLCGLIAWRYGTILEKPGRIAVFGFVISAWILSLCLHEFGHAYMAFRSGDRSVAAKGYLTLNPLKYSDVTLSFLIPVVFIVLGGIGLPGGAVWIDRHAIQGRLRHSLISAAGPLSNALFAVMLAVIFKNFADKDHALFWSGLAFLAFLQVTAAVLNLLPIPGLDGWGIIEPYLPRRFAAQAGAYGGYAFLILIALLWLGPINEGFFNVIFYLTDAIGLDGFPFKVTGSVDNFPIELGHYLFQFWRN comes from the coding sequence ATGAACGGGACTGCACACGAGGCGCGGGGGAGCGCGGCCGTCCGGCCGAGCCCGGTGTTCCTCGCGGTCGTGGCGGCGACCGTGCTGTGCGGCCTGATCGCCTGGCGGTACGGGACGATCCTGGAGAAGCCCGGCCGCATCGCGGTGTTCGGATTCGTGATCTCGGCGTGGATCCTGTCGCTGTGCCTGCACGAGTTCGGGCACGCGTACATGGCCTTCCGGTCGGGTGACCGGAGCGTCGCCGCCAAGGGCTACCTGACGCTGAACCCGCTGAAGTACTCCGACGTCACGCTGAGCTTCCTCATCCCGGTCGTGTTCATCGTGCTGGGCGGCATCGGCCTGCCCGGCGGCGCGGTCTGGATCGACCGGCACGCGATCCAGGGCCGGCTGCGGCACAGCCTGATCTCGGCGGCGGGCCCGCTGTCGAACGCGCTGTTCGCGGTGATGCTCGCGGTGATCTTCAAGAACTTCGCCGACAAGGACCACGCGCTGTTCTGGTCGGGCCTGGCGTTCCTGGCGTTCCTCCAGGTCACCGCCGCGGTGCTGAACCTGCTGCCGATCCCCGGCCTGGACGGCTGGGGGATCATCGAGCCGTACCTGCCGCGCCGGTTCGCCGCGCAGGCGGGCGCGTACGGCGGCTACGCGTTCCTCATCCTGATCGCGCTGCTGTGGCTGGGCCCGATCAACGAGGGCTTCTTCAACGTCATCTTCTACCTCACCGACGCGATCGGCCTGGACGGGTTCCCGTTCAAGGTGACCGGCTCGGTCGACAACTTCCCGATCGAACTCGGCCACTACCTGTTCCAGTTCTGGCGGAACTGA